One genomic segment of Gemmatimonadaceae bacterium includes these proteins:
- a CDS encoding integron integrase: MTASPRLLASVRRCARERRFSRRTEDAYVYWIRRFVLANDTRHPSELTTADVRRFLSSLAVDAGVAASTQNQALAALKFLYDRVLELPIGDLSALTPARRPRRLPVVLTPAEVRAVFEKLELPVRLCGMLMYGSGLRVSECLSLRVKDIDTTRREITVVGGKGDKDRRTPMAISCVTPLDAWLAARRTEFEADTRLRIVPTAISASLLRKYPALETAWGWQYVFPASRTLIDRGGRRRRHHLHESVVQRAFATAVRRSGIAKRATCHSLRHSFATPLLESGSDIRTVQELLGHTDLRTTMIYTHVSATGVLGEESWGWVVEGGAAGGGVGIGVRGDGGGARLGGKGRC; encoded by the coding sequence ATGACTGCCTCGCCTCGCTTGCTCGCGAGCGTTCGGCGTTGCGCGCGCGAGCGTCGGTTCAGCCGACGGACGGAAGACGCGTACGTCTATTGGATTCGCCGATTCGTGCTGGCGAACGACACGCGGCATCCGTCCGAGCTGACGACGGCGGACGTGCGCCGATTTCTATCGTCGCTTGCGGTTGATGCCGGCGTCGCCGCCTCCACGCAGAATCAGGCGCTCGCGGCGCTCAAATTCCTCTATGACCGTGTGCTCGAATTGCCGATTGGTGACTTGAGTGCGCTCACCCCGGCGCGTCGCCCGAGACGGCTACCGGTGGTGCTGACACCCGCGGAAGTTCGTGCCGTTTTCGAGAAGCTCGAACTCCCGGTCCGATTGTGCGGGATGCTGATGTACGGATCTGGACTCCGCGTGAGCGAGTGTCTGTCGCTTCGCGTGAAGGATATTGATACGACGCGCCGCGAGATCACGGTAGTCGGCGGGAAAGGCGACAAGGACCGCCGGACGCCGATGGCGATATCGTGTGTAACGCCGCTCGACGCCTGGCTGGCGGCACGGAGAACGGAGTTCGAGGCGGATACGAGGCTGAGGATCGTCCCGACGGCAATCTCGGCGAGCCTATTGCGCAAGTATCCGGCGCTGGAGACCGCATGGGGGTGGCAGTATGTCTTTCCGGCGTCGCGGACGCTGATCGATCGCGGCGGCCGACGTCGCCGTCATCACTTGCACGAGTCGGTTGTGCAGCGGGCCTTCGCGACGGCGGTGCGGCGGTCGGGCATCGCGAAGCGGGCCACGTGCCATTCGCTCCGTCATTCGTTCGCGACGCCCTTGTTGGAGAGCGGATCGGATATTCGGACGGTGCAGGAGCTGCTGGGGCACACGGATCTCCGGACGACGATGATCTATACGCATGTGAGTGCGACGGGGGTGTTGGGTGAGGAGTCCTGGGGATGGGTTGTAGAGGGGGGCGCGGCGGGAGGTGGGGTCGGAATCGGAGTGCGCGGGGATGGCGGGGGCGCAAGGCTTGGTGGCAAAGGGCGATGTTAG